A window of the Tachyglossus aculeatus isolate mTacAcu1 chromosome 2, mTacAcu1.pri, whole genome shotgun sequence genome harbors these coding sequences:
- the LOC119939344 gene encoding prolactin-inducible protein homolog, with product MRRLQLPVILLLGLCLQLMAQSPFQPSKPFTVALILPEEEETVRAGEDFVVTTRVTSSFTECMVIRTSVLTNPDLTFPYGNFSYTACLCPGDQRNFFWDIIANRTTTITAMAEAIEEEGICTEDLAIRPPSDRVDSQTKTLNVKA from the exons ATGCGGCGACTGCAACTCCCTGTGATTCTGCTCCTGGGGCTCTGCCTGCAGCTCATGGCTCAGAGCCCCTTCCAACC AAGCAAGCCATTCACCGTAGCGCTGATCCTGCCGGAGGAAGAGGAAACTGTGAGAGCCGGGGAGGATTTTGTCGTAACAACGAGAGTGACCTCTAGTTTTACGGAGTGCATGGTG ATCCGAACCAGCGTGCTGACCAATCCGGACCTGACCTTCCCCTACGGAAACTTCAGCTACACGGCCTGTCTGTGCCCCGGCGACCAGCGCAACTTCTTCTGGGACATCATCGCCAACC GCACAACCACGATAACCGCCATGGCCGAGGCCATAGAGGAGGAAGGCATTTGCACCGAAGACCTGGCCATCAGACCCCCGAGCGACAGAGTTGATTCTCAGACCAAGACCCTGAATGTCAAGGCCTGA